The sequence GACGCGCTCGCCTATGCCGCGCGCATCCTGCAGGACCAGCTTGAGATCTTCGTGAACTTCGAGGAGCCCAAGCGCGAGACCGAGAGCCCGGCCATCCAGGAGCTGCCCTTCAACCCGGCGCTGCTGAAGAAGGTGGACGAGCTGGAACTGTCGGTGCGTTCGGCCAACTGCCTGAAGAACGACAACATCGTCTACATCGGCGACCTGATCCAGAAGACCGAGGCGGAGATGCTCCGTACCCCGAACTTCGGCCGCAAGTCGCTGAACGAGATCAAGGAAGTTCTCGCTTCCATGGGCCTGCACCTCGGCATGGAAGTGCCGGGCTGGCCGCCCGAGAACATCGAGGATCTCGCCAAGCGGTTCGAAGATCACTACTGAGCATTGAACGCGGCATTCGAGCCGCACAACAACCTCTCGGCTCGGAAGCCGTCGCACGTTAGGATAAGTCACCATGAACCACGGCAAGGCATATCGCCGGTTCAACCGGACCGCGGAACACCGCAAGGCCATGTTCGCCAACATGGCGCAGGCGCTCATCACCCATGAGCAGATCATCACCACCCTGCCGAAGGCGAAGGATCTTCGCCCGGTGGTGGAGAAGCTGATCACCCTCGGCAAGCGCGGCAGCCTGCACGCCCGTCGTCAGGCGATCGCCGAAGTGCGCGACGTCGCCGTCGTGCGCAAGCTCTTCGACGTGATCGGCCCGCGCTACAAGGAGCGCAATGGCGGCTACACCCGCATCATCAAGGCTGGCTTCCGCCACGGTGATTCGGCCGCGATCGCCGTGATCGAGCTGGTCGACCGCGACGAGAGCGCCAAGGGCGCCGCCGATCTTGCCCGCCTCGAGGCCTCCAAGTCCGAGGAAGCCGCCGCCGCGTGATCGGCGCCGCAAGGCAAGAGCTTGACGGGCAAGAGATTGCACGAGTTCGAATGAGGGGCGGCTGGACCGCCCCTTTTTCTTTGGCGCGCCGCCGGAAGCACGCAAGCGCGGGCGAAATAGGCGCCGGGCGCGGCGGGGCCTTTCTCGACCGGCGGCTGCGGACTATATCTGGCGCATGAAACGCTTCGCCCTGATTGCCGCCTCGCTCCTCGTCGCCGTTCCCGCGCTCGCGCAGACGCCCGCGACCGGCGGGCCGCGCGTGCCGGGCTCGCGCGCCGAGATCGGTCTCAGCTTCGCCCCGGTGGTCGCGCGCACGGCGCCGGCCATCGTCAATGTCTACGCGATGAAGACGGCGGCACGGGGCAGCAACCCGCTGCTGGACGATCCGTTCTTCCGGCGCTTCTTCGGCGATCGCGGCGGCCCGGACGTGCCGGGCTTCGACATGCCGCGCGAGCGTATCCAGCGTTCGCTCGGCTCGGGCGTGCTGGTGGACCCGTCCGGCATCGTGGTGACCAATAATCACGTCATCGATGGTGCCGACGAGATCCGCCTGTCCCTGTCCGACAAGCGGGAGTTCGACGCCGAGGTGGTGCTGCGCGACCCGCGCACCGACATCGCCATCCTGCGCATCAAGGACGGGAAGGGCGCCTTTCCCTCGGCGACGCTCGGCTCGTCGGACGATCTTCAGGTCGGCGACATCGTGCTCGCCATCGGCAACCCGTTCGGCGTCGGTCAGACGGTGACGCAGGGCATCGTCTCCGCGCTCGCCCGCACGCAGCGCGGCATCACCGATTACGGCTTCTTCGTCCAGACCGATGCCGCCATCAATCCCGGCAATTCCGGCGGCGCGCTAGTGGACGGGGCAGGGCGCGTGGTCGGCATCAATACGGCGATCTTCTCGCGCTCGGGCGGCTCGCAGGGCATCGGCTTCGCCATCCCTGCCGACATGGTGCGCGTGGTGCTGCAATCGGCGCTGTCCGGCAGCAAGGTGGTGCGGCGGCCATGGCTGGGCGCCGACTTGCAGGAGGTGACGCCCGACATCGCCGAGGGGCTCGACGTGGTGCGCCCGACCGGCGCGCTGGTGCAGGGCGTGCTTCCCGGCAGCCCCGCCGCCAAGGCGGGCCTGCGCGCGGGCGATCTCATCGTGGCGGTCGCCGGGCAGGAGGTCGACGATCCCGACGCCTTCGGCTTCCGCTTCGCCACGCGTCCGCTGGGCGGCACGGTCGATGTCGCGATTATCCGTCAGGGCAAGCCGGCGACGCTGCGGGTGGGGCTGGAGGCGGCTCCCGAGACGGTGCCGCGCGACGAGATCGTCCTGTCCGGGCGCTCGCCGCTGTCCGGCGCCACCGTGGTCAACCTCTCCCCGGCGGTCATGGAGGAGATGCGTACCATGGGGGCGACGAAGGGCGTGGTGATCACGGCGGTCGAGGAGGGATCGCCCGCCCAGCGCACCAGCTTCAAGCCCGGCGATGTCATCCTCGACATCAACGGCACCCCTATTGCCACGACGGCGGACCTCCAGCGCATCACCCGCACGCCCTCGCGGGCGTGGCGGGTCACGCTCCAGCGCGGCGGGCGCGTCATCTCCGCGCTCCTTCCCGGCTGAGGCGCCCTTGGCCGATCTTTTCGCCAGCGCGGGAATGGAGGGGCAGGCGCCGCGCCCGCTGGCCGACCGGCTGCGTCCGCAGCGGCTCTCCGAGGTGGTCGGGCAGGAGCACCTGACCGGCGCGGACGGCATGCTGACCCGCATGATCGCCAACCGCTCGCTCGCATCGCTCATCTTCTGGGGGCCGCCGGGCACCGGAAAGACGACGGTGGCGCGTCTGCTGGCGCGGGAGACGGACCTGCATTTCGAGCAGATCTCCGCCATCTTCACCGGCGTCGCTGACCTCAAGAAGGTGTTCGAGGCCGCGCGCGGCCGGCGCGCCATTGGGCAGGGCACGCTGCTCTTCGTCGATGAGATCCACCGCTTCAACCGCGCCCAGCAGGACGGGTTTCTCCCCGTCATGGAAGACGGCACCATCACGCTGATCGGCGCGACGACGGAGAACCCGTCCTTCGAGCTGAACGCCGCGCTGCTTTCCCGCGCCCGCGTGCTGGTGTTCAAGGCGCTCGACGCACAGGCCATCGAGGGGCTGCTGCACCGCGCCGAGGAGATGGAAGGCCGCCGGCTTCCGCTGGAGCCGGAAGCGCGCGCCGCGCTCGCCGGCATGGCGGATGGGGACGGGCGCTATCTGCTCGGCCTCGCCGAGGAACTGCTGTCGCTGCCCGAAGGCCCCGATCTCGACGTGGCGGGCCTTGCCGCCACTATGCAGAAGCGGGCGCCGATCTACGACAAGGGACAGGACGAGCACTACAACCTGCTCAGCTGCTTCCATAAGAGCCTGCGCGGCTCGGACGTGAACGGCGCCATGTACTGGGCGGCGCGCATGATCACCGGCGGCGAGGATCCGGGAACGGTGTTCCGGCGCCTGTGCTGCGCGGCGTCGGAAGATGTCGGCATGGCCGATCCGCAGGCGATGCCGCAGGTGGTGGCGGCGTGGACCGCCTTCGATCGCGTCGGCTGGCCGGAGGGGCGGCTGTTCCTTGGCCAGGCCATCGCCTATGTCGCGACCGCGCCGAAGTCCAACGCCGCCTATTCCGCCTTCAACGCGGCGCTGGCGCTGGCGCAGAAGACCGGCTCCCTGCCGCCGCCCAAGCACATCCTCAACGCGCCGACCAAGCTGATGAAGGAACTCGGCTACCACGCCGGCTACCGTTACGATCACGATTATCCCGATGCGTTTTCGGGACAAGAGTTCTTTCCTGAAGAACTCGCCGGCGATTCCCGGGCAGACTTCTACACGCCGAACGAGCGCGGTTTCGAGCGCGACGTGAAGAAGCGTCTGGAATACTGGGCGCGGCTGCGCGCCGAGCGCCGGGGCGGCAAATAGGCAGTACGGGTACACAAGGGCGAGGGTCGTGGCGTGCATGGCTGGATTCTGATCTTCATCGGCGCCGGCATCGGCGGCGTGCTGCGCAACGCGGTCGGCCTCACCGCCATGCGGCTGTTCGGCATGGGCTTCCCGATCGGCACGATGGCGATCAACATCATCGGCTCACTCGTCATCGGGCTGGTCGCCGGCTGGCTCGCCTTCAAGGCCGGGGCCTCGTGGAGCATGTACGCCAAGGCCTTTGTCATCACCGGCGTGCTCGGCGGCTTCACCACCTTCTCGTCCTTCTCGCTGGAAGCGGCGATGCTGGTAGAGCGTGGCCAGTTCGGCCATGCGGCCATCTATGTGCTGGGTTCGGTCGGCCTCTCGCTCCTCGGCGTCTTCGCCGGACTGGCCGTGATGCGCGCTCTCGCGTGACGTGGCGCCCTGTCTCGGCTATGTGCTGGGGCGAGGAGTAACCGATCCATGGCCGTTGAGACTCGCCGCGTCGACCCGGATGAAGAGGGCATGCGGCTCGACCGCTGGTTCAAGACGCATTTCCCCGACCTGTCCTTCGGCCATCTGCAGAAGCTGCTGCGCAGCGGGCAGGTGCGGGTGGACGGTGGCCGGGTGAAGACCAATACGCGCCTTGAGTCCGGCCAGAGCATCCGCATCCCCCCGCTGGAGGAGAAGCCGCAGCTCTCCGCCGCCGACCATATGGAGGCGGCGGAGGCGAAGGCGCGGGGCGAGGCGCCGCCGCGTCCGCCCCGGATCACGGCGGAAGACGGCGAGCACGACGTCGCCGCGCCGGCGGTGAAGCGGGCGAGTTCCGACGACAAGGACGCCCGCGCGCTGCAGGACATGACGCTCTACGAGGACCGCGACGTGCTGGTGCTCAACAAGCCCTTCGGCCTCGCCGTGCAGGGCGGCTCGGGCACCTATCGCCATGTCGACGGCATGCTGGAGGCGCTGCGCGGCACCGACGGGCAGAAGCCGCGCCTCGTCCACCGCATCGACAAGGACACCTCGGGCATCCTGCTGGTGGCCCGCACGCGGCTGGCGGCCTCGACGCTGGCCAAGACCTTTCGCTCGCGCGCGGCCCGCAAGATCTACTGGGCGCTGGTGCCTGGCGTGCCGCGTCCGGCACAGGGACGCATCTCGACCTATCTCGCCAAGGACGAGGCGGCCGAAAAGATGCGCGTCGCCCGCCATGGCGACGACGAGGCCAGCCACGCCATCTCCTACTATGCCGTGGTCGACCATGCGGCGCAGAAGCTCGCCTGGCTGTCGCTCAAGCCGGTGACGGGGCGCACCCACCAGCTGCGCGCCCATGCCGCCCATATCGGCCATCCCATCGTCGGCGATCCGAAATATTTCAACGTCGAGAACTGGCCGCTGCCGGGCGGCTTGCAGAACCGGCTGCACCTGCTGGCGCGGCGCCTCGTCATTCCGCATCCGCGCGGCGACCGGCTGATCGACGTCTCCGCGCCGCTGCCTCCGCACATGCAGCAGAGCTGGAACGTGCTCGGCTTCGATGCCTCGCAATACGATCCCATCGTCGACGCGCCGGAAAGCTGACGGCTCCGCGAATCGCGAAAGCGGGCGTCCCCGGCCCGCCATGCGGCGCGCGGAGGGCTGGAACGCGCGCGGTGCGTGGAACGGCCGATGGCGCCCGCGCGTGCAATCGGCTACGCCGTCGCGGCCTGTCATCATTTCCGGATTCCCGACCATGCCGCGCATCGTCCGCCTTGCCCTCGTTCTGGCGATGTGCGGGGGAATCGCTCCCGCACTCGCCGGGCAGGACTGCGCCGGCCGGCTCGGCACCTCGCGCGTCATGGAGGTGGACCCGGCGGGGCTTCAGGTCGGCACCAAGCATTTCCCGCAGACGCTGGACCTCGCCGACAAGGAGGTCGTGCTGACCTTCGACGACGGCCCGCTGCCGGCGACGACGCCGGGCGTGCTGAAGGCGCTGGCGCGTGAATGCGTGCGGGCGACCTTCTTCGTCATCGGCCGCAACGCCGCCGCTCATCCCGACCTCGTGCGCCGCGAGATCGCCGAGGGGCACACGGTCGGCCATCACAGCATGACGCATCCGATGACGCTGGCCGACATGCCCTATGACAAGGCCGTCGCCGACATCGAGAAGGGGCTGAAGGCCGATGAGCGGGCCGCCTATGGCGAGGCTGGGGCGCAGCCGCGCGTGCCGTTCTTCCGCTTTCCTGGATTCGGCTCTTCGCCGGAACTGCTGGACTATCTGAAGCGGCGCGGCATCGGCGTTTTCGGCGCCGATCTGTGGGCGTCGGACTGGAACCCGATGACGCCGCAGGAGCAGCTCGATCTGGTGATGGCGCGCCTCGACCATGCGGGACGCGGGATCATCCTGTTTCACGACACGCGCGGCCAGACGCTGAAGATGCTCCCGGCCTTCCTCGCCGCGCTGAAGGAGAAGGGCTACCGCGTCGTCCACATCGTGCCGTCGCCGGCACGCACGGCGGCCGTGCCGCGCTGAGGCGGCGGGGCGCCGTTGAGGGCGCTGGAAACGACAACGGCGACCCGAGGGTCGCCGTGTGTTCCGAAACCGGAGAAAATGGTGCGGTCGAGAGGACTCGAACCTCCACGGTGTTACCCACTGCCACCTCAAGGCAGCGCGTCTACCAATTCCGCCACGACCGCGTCGCCAGACGCCGAACAGACCCGAAAGCTGCCCGGCGCGAGCGGGGCATCGTCTAACAGATCGAATGGGGCTCCACAAGGCCCGCGCCCGCTGCGGGTCCGCCGGCCGCTCAGGCTGTGGACAGCCACGCTCCCCGCGCATGGCGCCGCCGGTCGCGACGCAGGAGACAGCGAGCGGAGGCGTGATTATCTAGAGGCCATGAACGACGCACCAGGCTCCGCTCCCGCCATCGCCCGCGATGCGCTCTCGCCGCTGCTCCTGCCCCGGCCCGGCAGCCCGCCGGTGCGCTGGCGCGTGTCGCGCGTGCCGGTCGCCTATCCCGATGCGCTGGCGACAATGGACGCGCTGGCCGAGGACATCGCCGCCGGCCGCGCCGACGAACTTGTGTGGTTGCTGGAGCATCCCCCGCTCTACACCGCCGGCACCAGCGCGCGGCCGGAGGATCTGGTCGATTCCGGCCGATTCCCGATCTTCGAGACCGGGCGGGGAGGGCAGTTCACCTATCACGGCCCCGGCCAGCGGGTGGCCTATGTGATGCTGGACCTCAAGCGCCGCGAGCCGGACCTGCGCCGCTATGTGGCGGCGCTGGAGGAGTGGCTCATCCGCGCGCTCGATTCGTTCAACGTCCGCGGCGAGCGCCGCGAAGACCGCGTCGGCGTCTGGGTCCGCCATCCCACCAAAGCGGGCGAGGGCGAGGACAAGATCGCCGCCATCGGCATTCGCGTCCGCCGCTGGGTGACGATGCACGGCATCTCGCTGAACGTGGAGCCGGACCTGTCGCATTTCGGTGGCATCGTGCCCTGCGGGGTGCGCGAGCACGGCGTGACCAGCCTTGTCGACCTTGGCCTGCCGGTGACGATGGAGGATGCCGATCTCGCGCTGCGCGGCGCCTTCCAGACCGTGTTCGGGCCGGTGGTGGATGAGGACGCCGGCTAGCCGGCCTCCCTAGCCCGTCGGCCAGACCGCGAAGTCGTCGAAGGCCTCACCAACCGGCACGGTCTCCCCGGCCGCCCGCACCTCCGCGACCGCCGCCGAGGGAGGTCCCCGGCGGGCGGCGAGGATCAGATCCTCCAGATCTTCGGGCGGGGCGAAGACCAGCGCCTCGACCGAGCCGTCGTGCCGGTTGCGCACCCAGCCCTTGAGCCCCCGGCGCACCGCCTCGCGCGCGAACCAGGCCCGGTAGCCAACGCCCTGCACGCGGCCGCGTATGGCAAAGCGGGTGGCAGTGGTCTCGCTCATGGTCGTCTCCGTATAAGCCAAGGCCCGTATAAGCTAGGGCCGGCAAACGAACCGGATTGCCGAATGGGGCGTTGCCGACGGTGGAAATGTGCCGCCGCCGACGCTTCATTAACAAGAATCCCCCTAGATTGGACGAGGGTTTTCGGAAGGCGGAAACAGCGTCTGCGACCCTTCACCCGCACCGGAGAAAGCATGCGCGAAGAGACCGATCTCGCCGTTCCGCCGCGCGGGCCGGACCACGAAGCCGATCCCATCGACAAGCCCGGCTTCGTCGCGGCGGTGGCGGGCGCCATAGAGACGCGCAACATCGCGGCGCTGAAGGCGATCGTCGCCGACCTGCACGAAACCGATCTCGCGCGGCTGCTGGAGGCGCTGCCGGCCGCCGACCGGCCGCTGATGATCGAGCTGCTCGGCAGCGATTTCGACTTCACCGCGCTGACCGAACTCGACGAGACGGTGCGCCTGCAGATCCTTGAGGAACTGCCGCGCCAGACCGTCGTCGAGGGCATGCGCGATCTCGAATCCGACGACGCGGTCTACATCCTCGAAGATCTCGACGACGCCGAGAAGCAGGCGATCCTTGCCGACCTGCCGGTGCCGGAGCGCGCCGCGCTTCAGCGCAGCCTCGACTACCCCGAGGAAAGCGCCGGCCGGCGCATGCAGACCGAGTTCATCGCGCTGCCGCCGTTCTGGACCGTCGGGCAGGCGCTGGACTACATCGGCGAGACCGAGGGTCTGCCGGACGTCTTCTTCGAAGTCTTCGTCGTCGATCCGTCCTATCGCCTCAGCGGCTCGGTGCCGCTCGACCGGCTGTTGCGCACCAAGCGGGGCGTCAAGCTCGGCGAGGTGGTCACGCCGGACCGCCATGTGGTCAAGGCGACCGACGACCAGGAGGACGTCGCCCGCGTCTTCGAGCGCTACAACCTGATCTCCGCGCCCGTGGTCGACGAGGGCGACCGCCTCGTCGGCGTGCTCACCATCGACGACATCGTCGACGTCATCCAGGAGGAGGCCGACGAGGACCTCAAGGCGCTCGGCGGCGTCGCCGGCGACGAGGAGCTGTCCGACAGCTTCTGGTACATCGCCAAGAGCCGCTTCTCGTGGCTGCTTCTCAACCTGATCGCCGCCAACATCGCCTCCTTCGTCATCGCGCTGTTCGAGGAGGAGCTTCACCGCATGGTGGCGCTGGCGGTGCTGATGCCCATCGTCGCCAGCCAGGGCGGCAATGCCGGCACGCAGACCATGACGGTCGCCGTGCGCGCGCTGGCGACGCGTGAGCTGCGGCCAAGCAACGCACGGCGCGTCGTCGCCCGCGAACTGCTGGTGGGCCTGTTCAATGGCGTCGTCTTCGCCGTCATCATGGCCGTCGTCGTCTTCGCCCGCTTCGGAATCGCCGATCTGGGCTTCGTGATCGCACTGGCGATGATCATCAATCTGGTCGCCGCCGCACTTGGTGGTATCTTGATCCCACTGCTGCTCGATCGGCTGAAGGTCGATCCTGCGGTGTCGTCGGGGCCCTTCGTGACGACCGTGACCGATGTCGTTGGTTTTTTTGCGTTTCTCGGGATTGCGTCGCTGTGGTTTTGAACTCTGCCGTTAAAGTTTGTATGCATGGCCAATCCGGATTGTTCTCACGATGCCGCGGCATGCGTTGTGGATGACGGCAGCCGGTCGGAGGAGCGGATGGGGGCGCCCGAGAGGGATCGTCTGGCCTTCCAGTTGAGGGACGAGGCGGCTGCGGACGCGGCCGCCGTTTCCGTGATCCCGCGCCGGCGGTTGCGGGCGGGCGACGGCATGATCCTCGCGGTGGCGCTGGTGATCCTGGCGGCCGTGATGGTCATGGGCGCCTTCGCCCTCGTCGCGGCCGAGCGGATCGACATCGCCGCCCGCGAACGCTGGAGCCGGCTGGTCACGGATGCGCTCCAGCGCCGCGCGTCCTTCCTCGA comes from Ancylobacter sp. TS-1 and encodes:
- a CDS encoding DegQ family serine endoprotease, which translates into the protein MKRFALIAASLLVAVPALAQTPATGGPRVPGSRAEIGLSFAPVVARTAPAIVNVYAMKTAARGSNPLLDDPFFRRFFGDRGGPDVPGFDMPRERIQRSLGSGVLVDPSGIVVTNNHVIDGADEIRLSLSDKREFDAEVVLRDPRTDIAILRIKDGKGAFPSATLGSSDDLQVGDIVLAIGNPFGVGQTVTQGIVSALARTQRGITDYGFFVQTDAAINPGNSGGALVDGAGRVVGINTAIFSRSGGSQGIGFAIPADMVRVVLQSALSGSKVVRRPWLGADLQEVTPDIAEGLDVVRPTGALVQGVLPGSPAAKAGLRAGDLIVAVAGQEVDDPDAFGFRFATRPLGGTVDVAIIRQGKPATLRVGLEAAPETVPRDEIVLSGRSPLSGATVVNLSPAVMEEMRTMGATKGVVITAVEEGSPAQRTSFKPGDVILDINGTPIATTADLQRITRTPSRAWRVTLQRGGRVISALLPG
- a CDS encoding polysaccharide deacetylase family protein; this translates as MPRIVRLALVLAMCGGIAPALAGQDCAGRLGTSRVMEVDPAGLQVGTKHFPQTLDLADKEVVLTFDDGPLPATTPGVLKALARECVRATFFVIGRNAAAHPDLVRREIAEGHTVGHHSMTHPMTLADMPYDKAVADIEKGLKADERAAYGEAGAQPRVPFFRFPGFGSSPELLDYLKRRGIGVFGADLWASDWNPMTPQEQLDLVMARLDHAGRGIILFHDTRGQTLKMLPAFLAALKEKGYRVVHIVPSPARTAAVPR
- the lipB gene encoding lipoyl(octanoyl) transferase LipB, which gives rise to MNDAPGSAPAIARDALSPLLLPRPGSPPVRWRVSRVPVAYPDALATMDALAEDIAAGRADELVWLLEHPPLYTAGTSARPEDLVDSGRFPIFETGRGGQFTYHGPGQRVAYVMLDLKRREPDLRRYVAALEEWLIRALDSFNVRGERREDRVGVWVRHPTKAGEGEDKIAAIGIRVRRWVTMHGISLNVEPDLSHFGGIVPCGVREHGVTSLVDLGLPVTMEDADLALRGAFQTVFGPVVDEDAG
- a CDS encoding RluA family pseudouridine synthase; the protein is MAVETRRVDPDEEGMRLDRWFKTHFPDLSFGHLQKLLRSGQVRVDGGRVKTNTRLESGQSIRIPPLEEKPQLSAADHMEAAEAKARGEAPPRPPRITAEDGEHDVAAPAVKRASSDDKDARALQDMTLYEDRDVLVLNKPFGLAVQGGSGTYRHVDGMLEALRGTDGQKPRLVHRIDKDTSGILLVARTRLAASTLAKTFRSRAARKIYWALVPGVPRPAQGRISTYLAKDEAAEKMRVARHGDDEASHAISYYAVVDHAAQKLAWLSLKPVTGRTHQLRAHAAHIGHPIVGDPKYFNVENWPLPGGLQNRLHLLARRLVIPHPRGDRLIDVSAPLPPHMQQSWNVLGFDASQYDPIVDAPES
- the crcB gene encoding fluoride efflux transporter CrcB yields the protein MHGWILIFIGAGIGGVLRNAVGLTAMRLFGMGFPIGTMAINIIGSLVIGLVAGWLAFKAGASWSMYAKAFVITGVLGGFTTFSSFSLEAAMLVERGQFGHAAIYVLGSVGLSLLGVFAGLAVMRALA
- a CDS encoding replication-associated recombination protein A, translated to MADLFASAGMEGQAPRPLADRLRPQRLSEVVGQEHLTGADGMLTRMIANRSLASLIFWGPPGTGKTTVARLLARETDLHFEQISAIFTGVADLKKVFEAARGRRAIGQGTLLFVDEIHRFNRAQQDGFLPVMEDGTITLIGATTENPSFELNAALLSRARVLVFKALDAQAIEGLLHRAEEMEGRRLPLEPEARAALAGMADGDGRYLLGLAEELLSLPEGPDLDVAGLAATMQKRAPIYDKGQDEHYNLLSCFHKSLRGSDVNGAMYWAARMITGGEDPGTVFRRLCCAASEDVGMADPQAMPQVVAAWTAFDRVGWPEGRLFLGQAIAYVATAPKSNAAYSAFNAALALAQKTGSLPPPKHILNAPTKLMKELGYHAGYRYDHDYPDAFSGQEFFPEELAGDSRADFYTPNERGFERDVKKRLEYWARLRAERRGGK
- the rplQ gene encoding 50S ribosomal protein L17, translating into MNHGKAYRRFNRTAEHRKAMFANMAQALITHEQIITTLPKAKDLRPVVEKLITLGKRGSLHARRQAIAEVRDVAVVRKLFDVIGPRYKERNGGYTRIIKAGFRHGDSAAIAVIELVDRDESAKGAADLARLEASKSEEAAAA
- the mgtE gene encoding magnesium transporter; the encoded protein is MREETDLAVPPRGPDHEADPIDKPGFVAAVAGAIETRNIAALKAIVADLHETDLARLLEALPAADRPLMIELLGSDFDFTALTELDETVRLQILEELPRQTVVEGMRDLESDDAVYILEDLDDAEKQAILADLPVPERAALQRSLDYPEESAGRRMQTEFIALPPFWTVGQALDYIGETEGLPDVFFEVFVVDPSYRLSGSVPLDRLLRTKRGVKLGEVVTPDRHVVKATDDQEDVARVFERYNLISAPVVDEGDRLVGVLTIDDIVDVIQEEADEDLKALGGVAGDEELSDSFWYIAKSRFSWLLLNLIAANIASFVIALFEEELHRMVALAVLMPIVASQGGNAGTQTMTVAVRALATRELRPSNARRVVARELLVGLFNGVVFAVIMAVVVFARFGIADLGFVIALAMIINLVAAALGGILIPLLLDRLKVDPAVSSGPFVTTVTDVVGFFAFLGIASLWF
- a CDS encoding acylphosphatase; translated protein: MSETTATRFAIRGRVQGVGYRAWFAREAVRRGLKGWVRNRHDGSVEALVFAPPEDLEDLILAARRGPPSAAVAEVRAAGETVPVGEAFDDFAVWPTG